A single genomic interval of Stieleria maiorica harbors:
- a CDS encoding 4Fe-4S dicluster domain-containing protein: MTTTNDSSPKENGQGDRSLPVLQNSSRRTAVKGAFATLGAAAFVAAVSPLRQAAKQTTASEFMQTHYKRLTDEDKRKVIERLEAEVKQEHGVDVDIADDRPIPGTKFVYAINLSVCNGNGKCVEACHKENNHDRATNQSYIRVLEMPKGTMDMEHGNTTYSGVVPKDDKFYLPVQCQQCDEPPCVDVCPVKATWKEEDGIVVVDYNWCIGCRYCEAACPYHARRFNWKQADVPADEINPDQSYLSNRLRPVGVVEKCTYCLHRTRRGKLPACLEACPTGARVFGNILDPDSNIRWILENKRVYILKEDLGTKPAFFYYFD, translated from the coding sequence ATGACGACCACGAATGATTCGTCGCCGAAGGAGAATGGCCAAGGTGATCGCTCGCTGCCGGTGCTGCAAAATTCAAGCCGCCGCACCGCCGTCAAAGGGGCGTTTGCGACGCTGGGCGCTGCTGCGTTTGTCGCCGCCGTGTCGCCGCTGCGTCAAGCCGCCAAGCAGACGACGGCGTCGGAATTCATGCAGACGCACTACAAGCGGTTGACCGATGAAGACAAACGCAAAGTCATCGAGCGGTTGGAAGCAGAGGTCAAGCAGGAGCACGGGGTGGACGTCGACATCGCGGACGACCGTCCGATCCCCGGCACCAAATTCGTCTACGCGATCAATTTGAGTGTCTGTAACGGCAACGGCAAGTGTGTCGAAGCCTGTCACAAGGAAAACAACCACGATCGGGCGACCAACCAGTCGTATATCCGTGTGCTGGAGATGCCCAAGGGCACAATGGACATGGAACACGGCAACACGACCTACAGTGGCGTCGTGCCCAAGGACGACAAGTTTTATTTGCCGGTGCAATGCCAACAGTGTGACGAACCGCCCTGCGTTGACGTTTGCCCGGTCAAAGCGACGTGGAAAGAAGAGGATGGGATCGTCGTGGTGGATTACAACTGGTGCATCGGCTGCCGCTATTGCGAAGCGGCCTGCCCCTACCACGCCCGGCGTTTCAATTGGAAACAAGCAGATGTCCCGGCGGATGAAATCAATCCCGACCAAAGCTACTTGAGCAATCGACTGCGTCCGGTCGGGGTGGTGGAAAAGTGCACCTACTGCTTGCATCGGACGCGTCGCGGCAAGTTGCCGGCATGTCTGGAAGCCTGTCCCACCGGGGCACGCGTGTTCGGAAACATTCTGGATCCAGATTCCAACATCCGATGGATCCTGGAGAACAAACGGGTTTACATCCTGAAAGAAGACTTGGGGACCAAGCCGGCGTTCTTTTACTACTTCGATTGA
- the dsrP gene encoding sulfate reduction electron transfer complex DsrMKJOP subunit DsrP yields the protein MSSTTALPTSEDQRSDEPHLLSYPRFLKRILWLATEGSFGFYAWMTLLTALSLVGLNAWANQVAGGMIGTNMTDHVSWGLYIANFTFCVGLAAGGVMMVIPAYLYDDEDMHKVVIVGETVAIAAIVMCTLSVVVDLGRPDRFWHLIPGIGEFNWPVSMLTWDVIVLNGYLLINLHVVGYLLYMRYLGRKPNPTWYIPFVFLSIFWAISIHTVTAFLYCGLGGRPFWNTALLAPRFLASAFVSGPAFIILVMRVMRVTAGYTAPLGPARTLVQIIRVAMVVNLVMLASEIFTLFYTGGAHVSAANYLFFGAHGHSGLVPWMWSSIVLNLIGTVLFFMPSAMERSTVRIVACLCCIAGIWIEKGMGLIIPGFIPSTLHEIVEYSPSLIEWKVTVGIWAFGLLILTVLMKVVVSVFGGQVTPEQPTVTT from the coding sequence ATGAGCAGTACGACCGCCTTGCCGACAAGCGAGGACCAGCGGAGCGATGAGCCCCATCTGCTGAGCTACCCTCGATTCCTGAAGCGGATCTTGTGGCTGGCGACCGAGGGATCGTTCGGGTTCTATGCCTGGATGACTCTCCTGACAGCGTTGTCCTTGGTCGGACTCAACGCCTGGGCGAACCAAGTGGCCGGCGGCATGATCGGGACCAACATGACCGATCACGTCAGCTGGGGGCTGTACATCGCCAATTTCACGTTCTGTGTCGGATTGGCCGCCGGCGGGGTGATGATGGTGATTCCGGCCTACCTGTATGACGACGAAGACATGCACAAGGTCGTGATCGTCGGCGAGACGGTGGCGATCGCCGCGATCGTGATGTGTACGCTCAGCGTGGTCGTCGACCTGGGACGGCCGGATCGTTTTTGGCACCTGATCCCCGGCATCGGCGAGTTCAATTGGCCGGTGTCGATGTTGACCTGGGACGTGATCGTGCTGAACGGATACCTGCTGATTAACCTGCACGTCGTCGGCTACTTGCTTTACATGCGTTACTTGGGACGAAAGCCCAATCCGACGTGGTACATCCCGTTTGTGTTCTTGTCGATCTTTTGGGCGATCAGCATTCATACCGTCACCGCGTTCCTGTACTGCGGACTGGGCGGGCGACCGTTTTGGAACACCGCTCTGCTGGCGCCGCGATTCCTGGCATCGGCATTTGTCAGCGGACCGGCGTTCATCATTCTGGTGATGCGTGTGATGCGGGTCACCGCCGGGTACACCGCACCGCTCGGGCCGGCCAGGACGCTGGTCCAGATCATCCGCGTCGCGATGGTAGTGAACTTGGTGATGCTCGCCAGCGAGATTTTCACGCTCTTTTACACCGGAGGCGCGCACGTGTCGGCGGCCAACTACCTGTTCTTCGGGGCACACGGTCACAGCGGATTGGTGCCCTGGATGTGGTCGTCGATCGTCCTGAATCTGATCGGCACAGTGCTCTTCTTCATGCCCTCGGCGATGGAACGTAGCACGGTCCGCATCGTGGCCTGCCTGTGTTGCATCGCCGGGATTTGGATCGAAAAAGGCATGGGGCTGATCATTCCGGGATTCATCCCCTCGACGCTTCACGAGATCGTGGAGTATTCGCCCAGCTTGATCGAGTGGAAAGTCACCGTCGGCATTTGGGCCTTCGGGTTGCTCATCCTGACCGTGCTGATGAAAGTGGTCGTCAGTGTGTTCGGCGGGCAAGTGACCCCGGAACAGCCGACGGTGACGACCTGA
- a CDS encoding cytochrome c3 family protein, which translates to MKRIASLVSAAVVGTAALMVLLCLDDTTLRDHSRTQRDALAQSTIPAGSESNAGISSAPQEASGVTSRHAVLIRRPEGPPLIELAATDPQGRSGKVACSTCHSVRKPNFQARSTAALDEFHQGLTFNHGTLACYACHNPDHSDALRLADGSKVEYRDVMTLCSQCHADQATSFRHGAHGGMNGYWDLSRGPQRKNNCIDCHDPHEPHFPKMVVGFKPRDRFSEAGKEHDDHE; encoded by the coding sequence ATGAAGCGAATCGCCAGCCTTGTTTCGGCCGCTGTCGTTGGGACGGCCGCGCTGATGGTGTTGCTGTGCCTGGATGACACAACGCTGCGCGACCATTCGCGCACGCAGCGCGACGCTTTGGCTCAGTCAACGATTCCGGCGGGCTCCGAATCGAATGCTGGCATATCCAGCGCGCCGCAGGAGGCTTCCGGTGTGACGTCGCGTCATGCGGTTTTGATTCGACGTCCGGAAGGACCGCCGTTGATTGAGCTTGCGGCGACGGATCCGCAAGGCCGATCGGGGAAAGTGGCCTGTTCGACTTGCCACAGTGTTCGCAAGCCGAATTTCCAGGCCCGCAGCACCGCGGCGTTGGACGAGTTTCATCAGGGGTTAACATTCAATCATGGCACGTTGGCCTGTTACGCTTGCCACAACCCCGATCACAGCGATGCGTTGCGGTTGGCCGACGGCAGCAAGGTCGAGTACCGTGACGTGATGACGCTGTGTTCCCAGTGCCACGCCGACCAGGCCACTTCGTTTCGGCATGGGGCGCATGGCGGAATGAACGGTTATTGGGACCTGTCGCGTGGTCCACAGCGCAAGAACAACTGTATCGATTGCCACGATCCCCACGAACCGCATTTTCCCAAAATGGTCGTCGGCTTCAAGCCACGTGACCGCTTTTCGGAGGCTGGAAAAGAGCATGACGACCACGAATGA
- a CDS encoding chaperone NapD: protein MYTLRCIFNAIPEQEASEVPISGLVITFDPAWDDPDETISRLREEAAIEVGAMDDRKCAVVVDTSSRAEDKRIYQWVQDLPGVASIQVAFVGFDDQPISSSSTTDPAD from the coding sequence ATGTATACACTGCGGTGCATATTCAACGCCATCCCAGAACAGGAAGCAAGCGAAGTGCCAATCAGCGGATTAGTGATCACTTTCGATCCGGCGTGGGACGATCCCGACGAGACGATTTCACGATTGCGCGAGGAAGCTGCGATCGAAGTCGGCGCGATGGACGATCGGAAGTGCGCGGTCGTTGTTGATACGTCATCCAGGGCCGAGGACAAAAGGATTTACCAGTGGGTACAAGACTTGCCGGGGGTGGCGAGCATTCAAGTTGCGTTTGTCGGCTTTGATGACCAACCGATCTCTTCCTCCTCGACCACCGATCCGGCGGACTGA
- a CDS encoding alpha/beta hydrolase: protein MHRVPLCLLLVFAIGSFVHAAEPLIQRDVPFAKVDGTELKLDFYPSRADEDASPLIVWVHGGAWRAGDKRSVPIQRLTEHGFAIASLDYRLSGTARFPAQTEDIKAGIRFVRAHADRFEIDPDRIVIAGASAGGHLAALVGVSSGVQALENLAMGNAEVSSDVAAIVSLYGASNLQTILSQSTPHGLSVREPALKLLLGDLPTAVPEAARLASPLAHVDSEDPPLLLIHGDQDPQMPINQSHELEGAYRRAGLDATFHVVHGAAHGGKAFYHDEQLKRIADWIHGRLE, encoded by the coding sequence ATGCACCGAGTTCCACTTTGCCTTTTGCTGGTCTTTGCGATCGGAAGTTTCGTCCATGCCGCCGAGCCGTTGATCCAGCGAGACGTTCCGTTCGCCAAGGTCGACGGCACGGAGTTGAAACTGGATTTTTATCCCAGCCGGGCCGACGAAGACGCGAGCCCGTTGATCGTGTGGGTCCACGGCGGTGCCTGGCGCGCCGGTGATAAACGCAGCGTGCCGATCCAACGCTTGACCGAACACGGTTTTGCCATCGCCAGCCTGGATTACCGGCTCAGCGGGACGGCTCGATTTCCCGCGCAAACCGAAGACATCAAAGCGGGGATTCGCTTCGTACGTGCCCACGCCGACCGTTTCGAAATCGATCCCGACCGGATCGTTATTGCGGGGGCGTCCGCCGGTGGCCACCTCGCCGCGCTGGTCGGCGTCAGCAGCGGCGTGCAGGCGTTAGAAAACCTCGCGATGGGAAACGCCGAGGTTTCGTCTGACGTCGCAGCGATCGTTTCACTCTACGGTGCGAGCAACCTGCAAACGATTCTCAGCCAATCGACGCCGCACGGGTTGAGCGTTCGGGAGCCGGCGCTCAAATTGCTGTTGGGGGATCTGCCGACCGCGGTTCCCGAGGCCGCGCGGCTGGCTAGTCCGCTCGCGCACGTCGACTCGGAGGACCCTCCGCTGTTGTTGATTCACGGGGACCAGGATCCTCAAATGCCGATCAACCAATCGCATGAGTTGGAAGGTGCCTACCGGCGGGCCGGACTGGACGCCACCTTCCACGTCGTCCACGGCGCCGCCCACGGCGGAAAGGCGTTCTATCATGACGAACAACTGAAACGGATCGCCGATTGGATACACGGCCGGTTGGAATAA